One stretch of Cellulomonas wangsupingiae DNA includes these proteins:
- a CDS encoding helix-turn-helix transcriptional regulator, protein MPERASDRLVRMLGMIAYLERHEDVPVDQVAAQFGVTPAQVMADIDTLWVTGTPGYLPDDLIDFDASSYEQGVVRLTEGRGMTRPLRLGPREGVALLAALRSLAALRPALDAERAAVLDSVIAKVQAATGDAAAGVPLDVELKVGAVPAVAAAVGKALAGRRRLRLRYADASDTVTERDVDPIRLVSQDESSYLIAWSLAADAERRFRLDRVVEATVLDEAAGEHPLAADSDVFQPDPSSGDLVTVRLSGRARWVAETVPVEHTRELAGGAFEVDVRVVQPAWLRHLLLQVAEDVLDVRPPHVAQDTAAAARAALEAYGPLLATTAEET, encoded by the coding sequence GTGCCTGAGCGCGCGAGCGACCGCCTGGTACGGATGCTGGGGATGATCGCCTACCTGGAGCGCCACGAGGACGTCCCCGTGGACCAGGTGGCGGCGCAGTTCGGCGTCACACCGGCCCAGGTCATGGCGGACATCGACACGCTGTGGGTCACCGGCACGCCCGGGTACCTGCCCGACGACCTCATCGACTTCGACGCCTCGTCCTACGAGCAGGGCGTCGTGCGGCTCACCGAGGGCCGGGGGATGACCCGTCCGCTGCGTCTGGGGCCGCGCGAGGGCGTCGCGCTGCTCGCCGCGCTGCGCTCGCTCGCCGCGCTGCGGCCGGCGCTCGACGCCGAGCGGGCCGCGGTCCTCGACTCCGTCATCGCCAAGGTCCAGGCCGCCACGGGCGACGCCGCCGCCGGCGTGCCGCTGGACGTCGAGCTGAAGGTCGGTGCCGTGCCCGCCGTCGCCGCCGCCGTCGGCAAGGCCCTGGCGGGGCGTCGCCGGCTGCGCCTGCGGTACGCCGACGCGTCCGACACGGTCACCGAGCGCGACGTCGACCCGATCCGGCTCGTCAGCCAGGACGAGAGCTCGTACCTCATCGCCTGGTCGCTGGCCGCGGACGCCGAGCGCAGGTTCCGGCTGGACCGCGTCGTCGAGGCCACGGTGCTGGACGAGGCGGCCGGCGAGCACCCGCTCGCGGCGGACTCCGACGTGTTCCAGCCCGACCCGTCGTCGGGCGACCTGGTGACCGTCCGGCTGAGCGGGCGCGCCCGCTGGGTCGCCGAGACCGTGCCGGTCGAGCACACGCGCGAGCTCGCGGGCGGCGCCTTCGAGGTGGACGTGCGCGTCGTGCAGCCGGCGTGGCTGCGGCACCTGCTCCTGCAGGTCGCCGAGGACGTCCTGGACGTGCGGCCGCCGCACGTCGCGCAGGACACGGCAGCGGCCGCACGCGCCGCGCTCGAGGCGTACGGTCCGCTGCTCGCGACCACCGCGGAGGAGACCTGA
- the tatA gene encoding twin-arginine translocase TatA/TatE family subunit yields MLRNVSAWHVLIVLVVILLLFGANRLPGLAKSIGQSMKIFKNEVKDLADDGRRNDSHVVPDPVTGTTADHGTDVPPPPPAATPPAAPRP; encoded by the coding sequence ATGCTCAGGAACGTCAGTGCCTGGCACGTGCTCATCGTCCTGGTGGTGATCCTGCTCCTGTTCGGGGCGAACCGTCTGCCGGGCCTGGCCAAGAGCATCGGCCAGTCGATGAAGATCTTCAAGAACGAGGTCAAGGACCTCGCCGACGACGGCAGGCGCAACGACAGCCACGTCGTGCCGGACCCGGTGACGGGCACCACGGCCGACCACGGCACCGATGTGCCGCCCCCGCCCCCGGCGGCGACGCCGCCCGCCGCGCCGCGACCCTGA
- the tatC gene encoding twin-arginine translocase subunit TatC, producing MPLREHLRELRRRVVLIALGLVVGGVVGWMVYEPVFDLLQAPILDAADARDDRVALNFQGVATAFDVRVKVSLFLGVLFTAPWWIYQLWAFVTPGLTSKERRYAVGFLAVGVPLFLAGAGLAWWAVPNAVHLFTEFAPAGTTNWVDAQLYLGFFMRVVLAFGLGFLLPVVMVALNLTGLVRARTWAAGWRWAVLVAFVFAAIATPTPDAVTMLAVAIPICLLFFAALGMCVLHDRRLDRRLVAQGLPRLDGTTPDDDDAPRAARGGDTATGTA from the coding sequence ATGCCGCTGCGCGAGCACCTGCGCGAGCTGCGCCGCAGGGTCGTGCTCATCGCGCTCGGACTGGTCGTCGGCGGAGTCGTCGGCTGGATGGTCTACGAACCGGTCTTCGACCTGCTGCAGGCGCCCATCCTCGACGCCGCCGACGCCCGTGACGACCGCGTCGCCCTCAACTTCCAGGGCGTCGCGACGGCGTTCGACGTCCGGGTCAAGGTCTCGCTCTTCCTGGGCGTGCTGTTCACCGCCCCGTGGTGGATCTACCAGCTCTGGGCGTTCGTCACCCCTGGCCTCACGTCCAAGGAACGTCGCTACGCCGTCGGCTTCCTCGCCGTCGGTGTCCCGCTGTTCCTCGCCGGTGCGGGGCTCGCCTGGTGGGCCGTGCCGAACGCGGTCCACCTGTTCACCGAGTTCGCACCCGCCGGCACGACGAACTGGGTGGACGCACAGCTCTACCTGGGCTTCTTCATGCGCGTCGTCCTGGCCTTCGGCCTCGGGTTCCTGCTGCCCGTGGTGATGGTCGCCCTGAACCTCACGGGTCTGGTCCGCGCCCGGACGTGGGCCGCCGGCTGGCGCTGGGCAGTGCTGGTCGCGTTCGTGTTCGCCGCGATCGCGACCCCGACCCCGGACGCCGTGACCATGCTCGCCGTGGCGATACCGATCTGCCTGCTCTTCTTCGCAGCGCTCGGCATGTGCGTGCTGCACGACCGTCGACTCGACCGTCGACTGGTCGCCCAGGGCCTGCCCCGTCTCGACGGGACCACGCCCGACGACGACGACGCGCCCCGCGCCGCACGTGGCGGCGACACCGCCACGGGCACCGCGTGA
- a CDS encoding diacylglycerol/lipid kinase family protein — MSTLGLIVNPVAGRGSSSVGRRAHRLLERAGHDVHDLSAPTLVQATDRARQAATAGLDALVVVGGDGMVHLGVDVVAGTDLPLGIVAVGTGNDIARAYGLPRGDVDKAVAVVDRALRTGPRRVDAVRAGPPDGTGATWYAGVLSCGLDAAVNARANALTWPNGHARYLRALVPELAAFRPYGYRVRVDDDTWESAGTLVAVANTPWFGGGLPIAPDAVPDDGLLDVVVAGPFTRRGAVGIFPRIYGGRHLGDPRVRAMRGRRVLVEHAPGLGGHPPTVFADGERVGPLPLLVEVVPAALGLLG, encoded by the coding sequence GTGAGCACCCTCGGGCTGATCGTCAACCCGGTCGCGGGCAGGGGGAGCAGCAGCGTCGGCAGACGCGCGCACCGGCTCCTCGAACGTGCGGGGCACGACGTGCACGACCTGTCAGCGCCGACCCTCGTCCAGGCCACCGACCGGGCGCGGCAGGCCGCGACCGCCGGGCTCGACGCGCTGGTCGTCGTCGGCGGCGACGGCATGGTGCACCTCGGCGTCGACGTGGTGGCGGGCACCGACCTGCCGCTGGGCATCGTCGCCGTCGGCACCGGCAACGACATCGCCCGCGCCTACGGGCTGCCCCGCGGCGACGTCGACAAGGCCGTGGCGGTCGTCGACCGCGCGCTGCGGACGGGCCCGCGTCGCGTCGACGCGGTGCGTGCCGGGCCGCCCGACGGCACCGGCGCCACGTGGTACGCCGGAGTGCTGTCGTGCGGCCTCGACGCGGCGGTCAACGCCCGCGCGAATGCCCTGACCTGGCCGAACGGTCATGCGCGCTACCTGCGAGCGCTGGTGCCGGAGCTGGCGGCGTTCCGGCCCTACGGGTATCGCGTGCGCGTCGACGACGACACGTGGGAGTCGGCCGGGACGCTCGTCGCGGTCGCGAACACGCCGTGGTTCGGTGGCGGCCTGCCGATCGCCCCGGACGCCGTGCCGGACGACGGCCTGCTCGACGTCGTCGTGGCCGGCCCGTTCACCCGCCGGGGGGCCGTCGGGATCTTCCCGCGCATCTACGGGGGCCGGCACCTGGGCGACCCGCGGGTGCGGGCGATGCGGGGACGGCGTGTCCTCGTCGAGCACGCGCCCGGGCTCGGGGGGCACCCGCCCACGGTCTTCGCGGACGGCGAGCGCGTCGGGCCGCTGCCCCTGCTGGTCGAGGTCGTGCCCGCGGCGCTCGGTCTCCTCGGGTAG
- a CDS encoding DEAD/DEAH box helicase translates to MPSRPRTPRTVPGSTAPGPAEPSPAERYAASRRRAAADRGELATFRAGLDFPLDEFQVEACAALERGSGVLVAAPTGAGKTVVGEFAVHLALASGRKAFYTTPIKALSNQKYADLARVHGAERVGLLTGDTTVNGDADVVVMTTEVLRNMLYAGSAALDGLGYVVMDEVHYLADRFRGPVWEEVIIHLPDDVQLVSLSATVSNAEEFGDWLATVRGDTTVVVSEHRPVPLGQHVLVGDQLLDLYAGHVDPTAPGADPPINPDLTRLLRRHEPDGRERRGPRDRGYRGRGGQRPGVGVRPAPRFVVVGELADAGLLPAIVFIFSRAGCEAAVQQCLTAGVGLTTPREQAEIRRVAEERCAAIPPEDLGVLGFDTFVEALVRGVAAHHAGMLPLFKETVEDLFSRGWVKVVFATETLALGINMPARSVVLEKLVKWDGSAHVDVTPGEYTQLTGRAGRRGIDTEGHAVVVAHGGLDPVQLAGLASRRLYPLRSSFRPTYNMAVNLVAQVGRERAREVLETSFAQFQADRGVVGLARQAQTHAEALEGYAEAMSCHLGDFGEYMALRRALTDRERGLAKAAAAARRADVARTLEGLRVGDVVEIPAGRRPQHAVVVDPGGGGGFDGPRPTVLTTDRQVRRLTVADAGPGLRTVGRLKVPGRFEVRVPAARRDLAARLRARLDELDVVPSPTRAGGRRDQQRSAAAEDAELEALRRTLRAHPCHRCPEREDHARWAERWERLRDEHAALVRRISGRTGSIAAVFDRTCDVLGTLGYLTTDEDGALRVTDDGRWLRRLYAENDLVLAECLRRGVWDELDPPGLAAAVSTIVYRSRRDDDAEARVPGGPDSRLGRALDAAVRAWSQLEDLEHEARLDTIQPLDLGLVEPIHRWAAGRSLDAVLRGSDLAAGDFVRWCKQVVDVLDQIAGAAPTARLRTTADRAVTALRRGVVAYSAV, encoded by the coding sequence GTGCCATCGCGTCCCCGCACCCCCCGCACCGTCCCGGGCTCCACCGCCCCCGGACCGGCCGAGCCGTCGCCCGCGGAGCGCTACGCCGCGTCGCGCCGCCGTGCAGCGGCCGACCGCGGCGAGCTCGCCACCTTCCGCGCCGGCCTGGACTTCCCCCTCGACGAGTTCCAGGTCGAGGCGTGCGCGGCGCTCGAGCGCGGCAGCGGCGTGCTCGTCGCGGCGCCGACCGGCGCGGGCAAGACGGTGGTGGGGGAGTTCGCCGTGCACCTCGCGCTCGCCTCGGGGCGCAAGGCGTTCTACACGACGCCCATCAAGGCGCTGTCCAACCAGAAGTACGCCGACCTGGCCCGCGTGCACGGCGCCGAGCGCGTCGGGCTGCTCACGGGTGACACGACGGTCAACGGGGACGCCGACGTCGTCGTCATGACCACCGAGGTGCTGCGCAACATGCTGTACGCGGGCTCCGCGGCGCTGGACGGGCTGGGGTACGTCGTCATGGACGAGGTCCACTACCTGGCCGACCGGTTCCGCGGCCCGGTGTGGGAGGAGGTGATCATCCACCTGCCCGACGACGTGCAGCTGGTGTCGCTGTCCGCGACGGTGTCGAACGCCGAGGAGTTCGGGGACTGGCTGGCCACCGTGCGTGGCGACACGACCGTGGTGGTGAGCGAGCACCGTCCCGTCCCGCTGGGCCAGCACGTGCTCGTCGGGGACCAGCTGCTCGACCTGTACGCCGGGCACGTCGACCCGACGGCACCGGGCGCGGACCCGCCCATCAACCCGGACCTCACGCGCCTGCTGCGTCGCCACGAGCCCGACGGTCGCGAGCGCCGCGGGCCGCGGGACCGCGGGTACCGGGGCCGCGGCGGCCAGCGCCCGGGCGTCGGCGTGCGGCCGGCTCCGCGGTTCGTCGTCGTCGGGGAGCTCGCCGACGCGGGACTGCTGCCCGCGATCGTGTTCATCTTCTCGCGTGCCGGGTGCGAGGCGGCCGTGCAGCAGTGCCTGACGGCGGGCGTGGGCCTGACCACCCCCCGCGAGCAGGCGGAGATCCGCCGGGTCGCGGAGGAGCGCTGCGCGGCCATCCCGCCGGAGGACCTCGGCGTGCTGGGGTTCGACACGTTCGTCGAGGCCCTCGTCCGCGGCGTCGCCGCCCACCACGCGGGCATGCTGCCGCTGTTCAAGGAGACCGTCGAGGACCTGTTCTCCCGCGGCTGGGTCAAGGTCGTCTTCGCCACCGAGACGCTCGCGCTCGGCATCAACATGCCGGCCCGGTCGGTCGTCCTGGAGAAGCTCGTCAAGTGGGACGGCAGCGCGCACGTCGACGTGACACCGGGGGAGTACACCCAGCTCACGGGACGCGCCGGCCGGCGCGGCATCGACACCGAGGGGCACGCCGTGGTGGTCGCGCACGGGGGTCTGGACCCCGTGCAGCTCGCCGGTCTGGCATCCCGGCGGCTGTACCCGCTGCGCTCGTCGTTCCGGCCGACGTACAACATGGCGGTCAACCTGGTCGCGCAGGTGGGCCGCGAGCGTGCCCGCGAGGTCCTCGAGACGTCGTTCGCGCAGTTCCAGGCCGATCGCGGTGTGGTCGGCCTCGCCCGTCAGGCCCAGACGCACGCCGAGGCGCTCGAGGGCTACGCCGAGGCGATGTCGTGCCATCTGGGCGACTTCGGTGAGTACATGGCGCTGCGTCGCGCCCTCACGGACCGCGAGCGGGGTCTGGCCAAGGCCGCCGCCGCGGCGCGGCGCGCGGACGTCGCGCGCACGCTCGAAGGGCTGCGCGTCGGCGACGTCGTGGAGATCCCCGCCGGGAGGCGTCCGCAGCACGCGGTCGTGGTGGACCCCGGCGGTGGCGGCGGGTTCGACGGCCCTCGTCCCACCGTCCTGACGACCGACCGGCAGGTGCGCAGGCTGACGGTGGCCGACGCCGGGCCGGGGCTCCGGACCGTCGGGCGGCTCAAGGTGCCCGGGCGGTTCGAGGTGCGGGTTCCCGCCGCCCGGCGCGACCTGGCCGCGCGTCTGCGGGCACGGCTCGACGAGCTGGACGTCGTGCCGTCGCCGACGCGTGCCGGCGGGCGCCGGGACCAGCAGCGGTCGGCTGCGGCCGAGGACGCCGAGCTCGAGGCCCTGCGGCGCACCCTGCGCGCTCATCCGTGCCACCGGTGCCCGGAGCGGGAGGACCACGCGCGCTGGGCGGAGCGGTGGGAGCGGCTGCGTGACGAGCACGCGGCGCTGGTGCGCCGGATCTCCGGGCGGACCGGGTCGATCGCGGCGGTCTTCGACCGGACGTGCGACGTGCTCGGCACGCTCGGGTACCTGACGACCGACGAGGACGGAGCGCTGCGGGTCACCGACGACGGCCGCTGGCTGCGCCGGCTGTACGCCGAGAACGACCTCGTGCTCGCGGAGTGCCTGCGACGGGGCGTGTGGGACGAGCTCGACCCGCCGGGCCTGGCGGCGGCCGTCTCGACCATCGTGTACCGCTCGAGGCGCGACGACGACGCGGAGGCGCGCGTCCCCGGGGGGCCGGACAGCCGGCTGGGCCGCGCGCTCGACGCGGCCGTGCGGGCGTGGTCCCAGCTCGAGGACCTCGAGCACGAGGCGCGGCTCGACACCATCCAGCCGCTCGACCTGGGGCTGGTGGAGCCGATCCACCGGTGGGCGGCCGGGCGCAGCCTGGACGCGGTGCTGCGCGGGTCGGACCTCGCCGCCGGGGACTTCGTGCGGTGGTGCAAGCAGGTCGTCGACGTGCTCGACCAGATCGCCGGCGCCGCACCGACCGCCCGGCTGCGCACCACGGCCGACCGCGCGGTGACCGCGCTGCGGCGCGGCGTCGTGGCGTACTCGGCCGTCTGA
- a CDS encoding amidohydrolase, with product MSATLYRHGVVHSPADPFAEAVLVEDGVIAWMGSDDTADGLVAGVDEVVELDGALVAPAFVDAHVHLLETGLAAAGLDLSAAGGVRSLPAALDAVARVAAERAAGDRRVVLGTGWDDGAWPERRPPTRDELDVAGQGLPVYLARVDVHSAIVSSALADLAGLRGLPGWSEDGRVTGAAHHAARAVARAVDAGERTTLYRDVLARAAAAGIVAVHEQSAPHVDTRDGLRELMAMTADPVSGLPLVVGYRAEPCVTVDDARALLADLPGLTGIGGDLNVDGSLGSRTAALRHPYADAPTSGALQLTAEQIANHVTAVTRAGSHAAFHVIGDRALDELLLGLRTAADVEGTAAIAAAGHRLEHAEMVDAHSLAQIVLLGLRLSVQPAFDAAWGGPDGMYAARLGPGRAAALNPLADLAAAGVPLALGSDAPVTPLDPWAGVRAAAGHHEPDQRISVRAAFRAATRGGWRLAGLDHAGIGELRVGAPAHLAVWRAEHLVVQASRTSSWSADARAGSPLLPDLGPDQPSPQCLRTVRAGVVLHDALG from the coding sequence GTGAGCGCGACCCTCTACCGGCACGGTGTCGTGCACTCTCCCGCGGACCCCTTCGCCGAGGCGGTGCTCGTCGAGGACGGCGTCATCGCCTGGATGGGGTCGGACGACACCGCCGACGGCCTCGTCGCCGGCGTCGACGAGGTCGTCGAGCTCGACGGGGCGCTCGTCGCCCCGGCGTTCGTCGATGCGCACGTGCACCTCCTGGAGACGGGCCTGGCCGCCGCCGGTCTCGACCTGAGCGCGGCCGGGGGAGTGCGGAGCCTGCCTGCCGCGCTCGACGCCGTGGCGCGGGTCGCGGCCGAACGGGCAGCAGGCGACCGCCGCGTCGTGCTGGGCACGGGGTGGGACGACGGCGCGTGGCCGGAGCGGCGCCCGCCGACGCGCGACGAGCTCGACGTGGCCGGCCAGGGGCTGCCGGTGTACCTGGCACGCGTCGACGTGCACTCCGCTATCGTCTCGAGCGCGCTGGCCGACCTGGCCGGCCTGCGGGGCCTGCCGGGGTGGTCGGAGGACGGCCGCGTCACCGGTGCCGCCCACCACGCGGCGCGGGCGGTCGCCCGTGCCGTGGACGCCGGCGAGCGCACGACGCTGTACCGGGACGTCCTCGCCCGGGCGGCGGCCGCCGGGATCGTCGCCGTGCACGAGCAGTCCGCTCCGCACGTCGACACCCGCGACGGACTGCGTGAGCTGATGGCCATGACGGCCGACCCCGTGTCCGGGCTGCCCCTGGTCGTGGGCTACCGGGCCGAGCCCTGCGTGACGGTCGACGACGCACGGGCGCTGCTGGCCGACCTGCCCGGCCTGACGGGCATCGGCGGCGACCTGAACGTCGACGGGTCGCTGGGATCGCGCACCGCGGCGCTGCGCCACCCGTACGCCGACGCCCCGACGTCGGGCGCCCTGCAGCTCACGGCCGAGCAGATCGCCAACCACGTGACCGCCGTGACCCGTGCCGGCTCGCACGCCGCGTTCCACGTCATCGGGGACCGCGCGCTCGACGAGCTGCTGCTGGGCCTGCGGACCGCCGCCGACGTCGAGGGCACGGCAGCGATCGCCGCGGCGGGCCACCGGCTCGAGCACGCCGAGATGGTCGACGCCCACTCGCTGGCGCAGATCGTGCTGCTCGGTCTGCGGCTGTCCGTCCAACCGGCGTTCGACGCTGCCTGGGGCGGGCCGGACGGCATGTACGCCGCACGCCTGGGCCCGGGGCGCGCCGCGGCGCTGAACCCCCTGGCCGACCTCGCTGCTGCCGGTGTCCCGCTCGCCCTGGGCTCGGACGCTCCGGTCACGCCTCTGGACCCGTGGGCCGGTGTGCGCGCCGCCGCCGGCCACCACGAGCCGGACCAGCGGATCTCCGTGCGCGCCGCGTTCCGTGCGGCCACCCGCGGTGGCTGGCGCCTCGCGGGCCTCGACCACGCCGGCATCGGTGAGCTGCGCGTCGGGGCACCGGCGCACCTCGCGGTGTGGCGTGCCGAGCACCTGGTGGTCCAGGCGTCGCGCACCTCGTCGTGGAGCGCCGACGCGCGCGCCGGCAGCCCGCTGCTGCCCGACCTGGGGCCCGATCAGCCCTCGCCGCAGTGCCTGCGGACCGTGCGCGCCGGCGTCGTCCTGCACGACGCGCTGGGCTGA
- the lnt gene encoding apolipoprotein N-acyltransferase, whose protein sequence is MPVPPSARWLTLLLAAAGGWFTRLAFPDPGLVPLAPVGMALLYLALRRDSARWNALVGLVWGLTCFGPMITWADEAVGPVPWAALTVLEAGYVALFGAAWAWARRGHAVWRSGAWQLLAFVLLWVAAEELRSAWPFGGFPWGRLAFSQADSPLAAYMWLGGTPLLSGVVAALGVLLARAVLAAQQVALGRTLGALAAGGAVVAASLLIPLDTVAESGRLLVGAVQGNVPEPGRLDAFGERRQVLDNHVAGTRALLEQVAPGDLDVVLWPENGTDIDPQVDDEAAGLIDGVAREVGAPMLVGTVQYPESGGRYNTAVLWQPGEGPVATYSKQRPAPFAEYIPMRSFVRHFSDAVDLVTRDMLPGTEPGIIPVEVPRLGRTVVIGDVICFEVAYDAIVRDAVAEGGEILVVQTNNASFGWTDESTQQLAMSRLRAIEHGRATVQISTVGVSAVIEPNGAVTQRTELFTADEMVASLPLRQSLTPATRAGDRPALVVDVLAVWIVLAGMVGAARLPRAERPDGPA, encoded by the coding sequence GTGCCCGTCCCGCCGTCCGCCCGCTGGCTGACGCTCCTGCTCGCCGCGGCCGGCGGCTGGTTCACCCGGCTCGCGTTCCCCGACCCCGGCCTCGTTCCGCTCGCCCCGGTCGGGATGGCGCTGCTCTACCTGGCACTGCGCCGCGACTCCGCGCGCTGGAACGCCCTCGTGGGTCTCGTGTGGGGCCTGACCTGCTTCGGGCCGATGATCACCTGGGCGGACGAAGCCGTCGGCCCCGTGCCGTGGGCGGCGCTCACCGTGCTCGAGGCGGGCTACGTCGCGCTGTTCGGGGCCGCGTGGGCGTGGGCGCGGCGCGGCCACGCCGTGTGGCGCAGCGGGGCGTGGCAGCTCCTCGCGTTCGTGCTGCTCTGGGTGGCCGCGGAGGAGCTGCGCTCGGCGTGGCCGTTCGGCGGCTTCCCCTGGGGACGCCTCGCGTTCTCCCAGGCGGACTCACCGCTCGCCGCGTACATGTGGCTCGGGGGGACGCCGCTGCTCAGCGGTGTGGTGGCCGCCCTGGGCGTCCTGCTGGCGCGCGCGGTCCTGGCCGCGCAGCAGGTGGCCCTCGGCCGGACGCTCGGCGCCCTCGCCGCCGGTGGGGCGGTCGTCGCCGCGTCCCTGCTGATCCCGCTGGACACCGTCGCCGAGTCCGGCCGCCTCCTGGTGGGTGCCGTGCAGGGCAACGTGCCCGAGCCGGGCCGGCTCGACGCCTTCGGGGAGCGCCGGCAGGTGCTCGACAACCACGTCGCCGGCACCCGGGCGCTGCTGGAGCAGGTCGCCCCGGGCGATCTCGACGTCGTGCTGTGGCCGGAGAACGGGACGGACATCGACCCGCAGGTCGACGACGAGGCCGCCGGCCTCATCGACGGGGTCGCCCGCGAGGTCGGCGCCCCGATGCTCGTCGGCACCGTGCAGTACCCCGAGTCCGGCGGCCGCTACAACACCGCCGTGCTGTGGCAGCCGGGGGAGGGCCCCGTCGCCACGTACTCCAAGCAGCGCCCCGCGCCGTTCGCCGAGTACATCCCGATGCGGTCGTTCGTGCGGCACTTCTCCGACGCCGTCGACCTGGTGACGCGCGACATGCTGCCCGGGACCGAGCCGGGGATCATCCCGGTGGAGGTCCCGCGCCTGGGTCGGACGGTCGTGATCGGCGACGTCATCTGCTTCGAGGTGGCGTACGACGCGATCGTGCGCGACGCGGTCGCCGAGGGCGGCGAGATCCTCGTCGTCCAGACCAACAACGCGTCCTTCGGGTGGACGGACGAGTCGACGCAGCAGCTGGCGATGTCACGGCTGCGTGCCATCGAGCACGGCCGGGCCACGGTCCAGATCTCGACGGTGGGCGTCAGCGCGGTCATCGAGCCGAACGGTGCCGTCACCCAGCGCACCGAGCTGTTCACGGCCGACGAGATGGTCGCCTCCCTGCCGCTGCGGCAGTCGCTGACACCCGCCACGCGCGCGGGGGACCGGCCGGCGCTGGTGGTCGACGTGCTGGCGGTCTGGATCGTCCTGGCGGGCATGGTCGGCGCCGCTCGACTGCCCCGCGCAGAGCGCCCGGACGGGCCTGCCTGA
- a CDS encoding RNA polymerase-binding protein RbpA, translating into MANRSLRGMRIGSHSMETEEGVDFAPRLQAHYDCPNGHTIILPFSVEADVPVVWECRCGTEALLRDASQPEAKAGKPPRTHWDMLLERRTVNELQELLDERLDLLRAGKLRRSA; encoded by the coding sequence ATGGCCAACAGGTCCCTGCGCGGCATGCGCATCGGGTCCCACAGCATGGAGACCGAGGAGGGCGTCGACTTCGCCCCGCGGCTCCAGGCTCACTACGACTGCCCCAACGGGCACACCATCATCCTGCCGTTCTCCGTCGAGGCGGACGTGCCGGTCGTCTGGGAGTGCCGCTGCGGCACCGAGGCCCTGCTGCGTGACGCGTCGCAGCCCGAGGCGAAGGCGGGCAAGCCGCCGCGCACGCACTGGGACATGCTGCTCGAGCGCCGCACGGTGAACGAGCTGCAGGAGCTGCTCGACGAGCGCCTCGACCTCCTGCGCGCGGGCAAGCTGCGCCGCAGCGCCTGA
- a CDS encoding aldo/keto reductase, protein MTYRRLGDSGLTVSTAGLGCNTFGATLAPDGVAEVVDAAIDAGVTFFDTADVYGGVPGQSEELLGAALRGRRDDVVVATKFGMDVRGLHGADWGARGSRRYVRRAVEGSLRRLGTDYVDLYQLHAPDPATPVEETLAALHELVLEGKVRYLGSSNLSAWQVVDADWVARTAGTTPFVSAQNRYNLLDRGAEADLVPAAEHVGVGILPYVPLASGLLTGKYRRGQEAPAGSRLSRMPQRLAAADFDRIEALSTLAEAWGVDLPTVALGGLAAQPAVASVISGARTPEQVHANVAAALWEPTLEQLAAIDEAAPGPA, encoded by the coding sequence ATGACCTACCGCCGGCTCGGCGACAGCGGCCTGACCGTCTCGACGGCGGGCCTCGGGTGCAACACCTTCGGGGCGACCCTGGCGCCCGACGGCGTCGCGGAGGTCGTGGACGCCGCGATCGACGCCGGGGTCACGTTCTTCGACACCGCGGACGTGTACGGGGGAGTGCCGGGCCAGAGCGAGGAGCTCCTGGGCGCTGCGCTGCGCGGCCGGCGTGACGACGTGGTCGTGGCGACGAAGTTCGGCATGGACGTGCGTGGTCTCCACGGCGCGGACTGGGGCGCCCGGGGGTCCCGCCGGTACGTGCGACGCGCCGTCGAGGGCTCGCTGCGCCGCCTGGGCACCGACTACGTCGACCTCTACCAGCTGCACGCGCCGGACCCCGCGACCCCCGTCGAGGAGACGCTCGCGGCGCTCCATGAGCTGGTGCTGGAGGGCAAGGTCCGGTACCTGGGCTCGTCGAACCTCAGCGCGTGGCAGGTCGTCGACGCCGACTGGGTGGCTCGCACGGCGGGGACCACGCCGTTCGTGTCCGCGCAGAACCGGTACAACCTGCTGGACCGGGGTGCCGAGGCCGACCTCGTGCCCGCCGCCGAGCACGTCGGCGTCGGCATCCTGCCGTACGTCCCGCTCGCCTCGGGGCTGCTGACCGGCAAGTACCGGCGCGGGCAGGAGGCGCCGGCCGGCAGCCGGCTGTCGCGCATGCCGCAGCGGCTGGCCGCGGCGGACTTCGACCGCATCGAGGCGCTCTCGACGCTCGCCGAGGCCTGGGGGGTCGACCTGCCGACCGTCGCGCTCGGAGGGCTGGCCGCGCAGCCCGCCGTGGCGTCCGTCATCTCCGGCGCCCGGACCCCTGAGCAGGTCCACGCGAACGTCGCGGCGGCGCTGTGGGAGCCGACGCTCGAGCAGCTGGCGGCGATCGACGAGGCCGCACCCGGGCCCGCCTGA